The following are encoded together in the Planctomycetaceae bacterium genome:
- a CDS encoding phosphomannomutase/phosphoglucomutase produces the protein MAAEILDKVFKAYDVRGIYGKEVTEDLAWRIGHATAQYMRSKLSGYDRGMSSSNRLIVGYDMRPSSESLMTALINGVTASGIDCIDIGMCDTPMVYFAINHLGACGGVMITASHNPPEYNGFKISAAKAKPVGKESGLDEIKHMVSMLTRMPGGASVASSAQCVDLWGDYRKHVLRFLRTPRRLKVVVDASNSMGGKCIPRIFSDSDIELVPLNWTIGKGFAHEPNPLIESNLAQVKKAVLANKADLGICMDGDADRCMFIDEKGQTVRSDLVTALVGRHFLRDHAGSTVVFDLRSSRAVAEEIRTAGGVPRRERVGHAFMKKALADTHAVFGGELSGHYYFRDNWNCDSGVIAFATVVSMLAAQNKPFSQVVAPVQRYSHSGEINFRVEDKAGKMEEVTARYKDAEIDALDGVTIQYDDWWCNVRPSNTEPLLRLNLEAKTPELMKQKLAEVESMLGKPIKE, from the coding sequence GGCATACGATGTTCGCGGGATTTACGGCAAGGAGGTCACCGAAGACCTGGCCTGGCGGATCGGTCACGCCACCGCCCAGTACATGCGCAGCAAGCTCTCGGGGTACGACCGCGGCATGAGCAGTTCCAACCGCCTGATCGTCGGCTACGACATGCGCCCCAGCAGCGAGTCGCTGATGACGGCCCTGATCAACGGCGTGACCGCCAGCGGGATCGACTGCATCGACATCGGCATGTGCGACACGCCGATGGTGTACTTCGCGATCAACCACCTCGGCGCCTGCGGCGGGGTGATGATCACGGCCTCGCACAACCCGCCCGAGTACAACGGGTTCAAAATTTCGGCCGCCAAGGCCAAGCCCGTGGGCAAGGAATCGGGGCTCGACGAGATCAAGCACATGGTCTCGATGCTGACGCGCATGCCCGGCGGGGCGTCGGTGGCCAGTTCCGCCCAGTGCGTGGACCTGTGGGGCGACTACCGCAAGCACGTGCTGCGGTTCCTGCGCACGCCGCGGCGGCTGAAGGTCGTCGTCGACGCCTCCAACTCGATGGGCGGCAAGTGCATCCCGCGAATCTTCTCCGACAGCGACATCGAGCTGGTGCCGCTGAACTGGACGATCGGCAAGGGCTTCGCGCACGAACCCAACCCGCTCATCGAGAGCAACCTCGCCCAGGTCAAGAAGGCGGTCCTGGCCAACAAGGCCGACCTGGGCATCTGCATGGACGGCGACGCCGACCGATGCATGTTCATCGACGAAAAGGGCCAGACCGTCCGCAGCGACCTGGTGACCGCCCTGGTCGGCCGCCACTTCCTGCGCGACCACGCCGGCTCGACCGTCGTGTTCGACCTGCGCTCCAGCCGCGCCGTCGCCGAAGAAATCCGCACCGCCGGCGGCGTGCCCCGCCGCGAACGCGTCGGCCACGCCTTCATGAAGAAAGCCCTGGCCGACACGCACGCGGTCTTCGGCGGAGAACTCAGCGGGCACTACTACTTCCGCGACAACTGGAACTGCGACAGCGGCGTGATCGCCTTCGCCACCGTCGTGAGCATGCTGGCCGCTCAGAACAAGCCCTTCAGCCAGGTCGTAGCCCCCGTCCAGCGCTACAGCCACAGCGGCGAGATCAACTTCCGCGTCGAAGACAAAGCGGGCAAGATGGAAGAAGTCACCGCCCGCTACAAAGACGCCGAGATCGACGCCCTCGACGGCGTGACCATCCAGTACGACGACTGGTGGTGCAACGTGCGGCCGTCAAACACCGAGCCCCTGCTGCGCCTGAACCTCGAGGCCAAGACGCCCGAGCTGATGAAGCAGAAGCTCGCCGAAGTCGAGAGCATGCTCGGCAAGCCCATCAAGGAATAG